A stretch of the Arachis stenosperma cultivar V10309 chromosome 6, arast.V10309.gnm1.PFL2, whole genome shotgun sequence genome encodes the following:
- the LOC130934202 gene encoding uncharacterized protein LOC130934202, which translates to MLMLRRRRTHNLRVSFRYCCGAAELVNLGLLRRRRTREFGIGVSFRLRRFCDMPKDWMDLPRYSEEYINSVISFLDFAYSEGEPEGQQIQCPCKRCCNIEWYRRDVVFDHLVTEGFVKGYRTWINHGEWTIPMVVDDDTDDEEGACDDIEGLLNDAFGDVPHAEAVTVGQNEEAKKFYNLIDGASQELYPGCKKFSTLSFTIRLYLLKCLHGWSNASFTSLLELLKEAMPDINIPSSFHKTKAMIRDLGLDYKKIDACPNDCLLYRKELKDEKQCRVCGTSRYTKNSSDNSENQRHKKGRSIPANTLRYFPIIPRLQRLFMCSKTAASLRWHDEERVKDETLKHPADGLVWKSFDKMDEDFAKESRNIRLGLSSDGFNPFRSMNISWSMWPVMLMVYNLPPWMCMKPEYWVETYDASKNETFQMWAALLWTINDFPAYAMLSEWSTKGKLACPCCNKNTSYLQLKHSRKIVYMDHRVFLPMDHPWRTNTRSFNGKQELRPPPPVIEGTEIFEMLQNIENVFGKKQTTSNSFPWN; encoded by the exons ATGCTAATGTTGCGGCGCAGGAGAACTCATAATTTGCGGGTTTCATTCCGTTATTGTTGCGGCGCAGCAGAACTCGTGAATTTGGGATTGTTGCGGCGCAGGAGAACTCGTGAATTCGGGATTGGGGTTTCATTCCGTTTACGCAG GTTTTGTGATATGCCGAAGGATTGGATGGATCTACCGAGGTATAGTGAAGAGTATATCAATAGTGTTATTAGTTTCTTAGACTTTGCATACTCTGAGGGAGAACCAGAAGGACAACAAATTCAATGTCCTTGTAAGAGGTGTTGTAACATTGAGTGGTATAGAAGAGATGTGGTATTTGACCATTTAGTCACTGAAGGATTTGTTAAGGGATATAGAACATGGATTAATCACGGGGAATGGACAATCCCAATGGTGGTTGATGATGACACGGATGATGAAGAAGGTGCATGCGATGATATCGAAGGACTGCTTAATGATGCATTTGGAGATGTGCCTCACGCTGAGGCTGTTACTGTAGGCCAAAATGAGGAGGCTAAAAAGTTTTACAATTTAATAGATGGGGCAAGTCAAGAGTTATACCCGGGTTGCAAGAAATTTTCTACATTATCTTTTACCATCCGTCTGTACTTATTAAAGTGTTTGCACGGTTGGAGCAATGCATCCTTCACTTCCCTTCTTGAGCTATTGAAAGAGGCAATGCCTGACATTAACATACCTTCATCTTTCCATAAGACAAAGGCTATGATAAGAGATTTAGGTCtagattataaaaaaattgatgctTGTCCAAATGATTGCCTCCTGTATAGGAAAGAGCTAAAGGATGAAAAACAATGTCGTGTGTGTGGAACTTCTCGATATACCAAAAATTCTAGTGATAATAGCGAGAATCAACGTCACAAGAAAGGTCGTTCTATTCCTGCAAATACTCTAAGATACTTTCCTATAATTCCAAGACTTCAAAGATTATTTATGTGCTCAAAGACGGCAGCTAGTCTGAGGTGGCATGATGAGGAGCGCGTTAAAGATGAGACGTTAAAGCATCCTGCTGATGGCCTGGTATGGAAGAGCTTTGATAAAATGGATGAAGACTTTGCAAAAGAATCACGCAATATTAGACTAGGCTTGTCAAGTGATGGGTTCAACCCATTTCGTAGCATGAACATTTCATGGAGCATGTGGCCTGTGATGTTAATGGTATACAACTTACCTCCGTGGATGTGCATGAAACCTGAATATT GGGTCGAAACTTATGATGCATCAAAGAATGAGACCTTTCAAATGTGGGCAGCTCTTTTGTGGACAATCAACGATTTTCCTGCATATGCTATGTTGTCCGAGTGGAGTACAAAGGGAAAATTGGCTTGTCCTTGTTGCAACAAAAATACCTCTTATCTACAACTAAAACATAGTCGGAAGATAGTTTATATGGACCATCGTGTCTTTTTACCCATGGATCATCCATGGAGAACCAATACAAGGTCTTTTAATGGGAAACAGGAATTAAGACCCCCTCCACCTGTTATTGAAGGAACGGAAATTTTTGAGATGCTACAAAATATTGAGAATGTTTTTGGGAAGAAGCAAACTACATCAAATAGTTTTCCATggaattga